In one window of Vallitalea okinawensis DNA:
- a CDS encoding ABC transporter ATP-binding protein, whose protein sequence is MIRVFKYALKYWYIYLLAILFLVTATFLDMFNPLITQRIVDEVIRGEQYGLFKDLVLLLVGIILARIILGYLREILFDYVGVTVTFDLRKDLFKHLQSLSFSYFDGMNTGEIMSRIKEDADNIFRTFSFGAMLIIDQSLYFIMASTFMLILNWQLALACLAIVPFIGMLAMKFEKKIGEVYGKISDETAQLNTIAQENISGVRLVKAFARERYEINKFLSHNKTYYKLNNEHANTIAYYFPKMEFLTNMLIILVTLIGGIVVVGGDISIGVLIAFSGYINMIIWPMRMLGWLAGMVAECRASMKKLDKIFNATSEIIEKEDAISLEECTGEVKFENVSFTYGEENYVLKNINIYAKPGETIAIMGATGCGKTSIINLLTRYYDATEGKITMDGINIKDATLDSLRKQVSVVMQDTFLFSETIEENIRFGNSEISNEDLIAAAKKADVHSFVDKMNDKYETVIGERGIGLSGGQKQRISIARALAAKPKVVIFDDATSALDMETEGSIQDAIRGEKDVTKFIIAHRISAVKDADEIIVIDDGEIVERGTHFGLLNKKGRYHEIYQQQYEGLID, encoded by the coding sequence GTGATTAGAGTTTTTAAATACGCTTTGAAGTATTGGTATATATATTTATTGGCAATTTTATTTTTGGTCACAGCAACGTTTCTAGATATGTTCAACCCACTCATTACACAAAGAATTGTTGATGAGGTTATTAGAGGAGAACAATATGGGTTATTTAAAGATTTAGTATTATTATTAGTCGGGATTATACTTGCGCGGATTATCTTAGGCTACTTGAGAGAGATTCTATTTGATTATGTAGGTGTAACTGTAACATTTGATTTAAGAAAAGATTTATTTAAACACTTACAGTCCTTATCCTTTAGCTACTTTGATGGTATGAACACAGGCGAAATCATGTCAAGGATAAAAGAGGATGCGGATAATATCTTTAGAACCTTTAGTTTCGGAGCGATGTTAATCATTGATCAATCCCTGTATTTTATAATGGCTTCAACTTTTATGTTGATCCTAAACTGGCAACTAGCCTTAGCATGTTTAGCCATTGTACCTTTTATCGGTATGCTAGCTATGAAATTTGAAAAAAAGATCGGTGAGGTATACGGTAAAATCAGTGATGAAACAGCACAGCTTAACACCATTGCTCAAGAGAATATATCTGGAGTGAGATTAGTTAAAGCATTCGCAAGAGAACGCTATGAAATAAATAAATTTTTATCCCATAATAAAACATATTACAAACTCAATAATGAGCATGCTAATACGATAGCTTACTATTTTCCTAAGATGGAGTTCCTAACAAATATGTTAATTATTTTGGTAACTCTAATAGGTGGTATTGTTGTAGTAGGTGGAGATATTAGTATTGGTGTTTTAATTGCTTTTAGTGGTTATATCAATATGATCATATGGCCAATGCGTATGCTGGGTTGGTTAGCGGGAATGGTGGCTGAATGTCGTGCATCTATGAAGAAACTAGATAAAATATTCAATGCCACATCGGAGATCATAGAGAAAGAAGATGCTATTAGTTTAGAAGAATGTACAGGCGAAGTAAAATTTGAAAATGTAAGTTTTACTTATGGTGAAGAGAATTACGTATTAAAGAACATTAACATATATGCAAAGCCTGGTGAAACAATTGCTATAATGGGAGCAACAGGATGCGGAAAAACATCCATTATCAATTTACTTACTCGTTACTACGATGCAACAGAAGGTAAGATTACCATGGATGGAATCAATATTAAGGATGCGACATTAGACAGTTTACGTAAGCAAGTATCCGTTGTCATGCAAGACACCTTTCTGTTCTCTGAAACCATTGAAGAGAACATTAGGTTTGGAAATTCTGAAATATCTAATGAGGATTTGATTGCAGCTGCTAAAAAAGCAGATGTACATTCCTTTGTAGATAAGATGAATGATAAATATGAAACAGTTATTGGTGAACGTGGTATTGGTTTGTCAGGTGGACAGAAACAAAGGATTTCCATAGCTAGAGCCTTAGCGGCTAAACCAAAGGTGGTTATCTTTGATGATGCCACATCAGCCTTAGATATGGAAACAGAGGGAAGTATTCAAGATGCTATACGAGGCGAAAAAGATGTAACAAAGTTTATTATTGCCCATCGTATTTCGGCTGTTAAGGATGCAGATGAGATCATAGTCATTGATGATGGTGAAATCGTTGAAAGAGGCACACATTTTGGATTACTCAATAAAAAAGGTAGATACCATGAAATCTATCAACAACAATATGAAGGATTAATTGATTAA
- a CDS encoding aldose 1-epimerase → MGKVYREMWGVEELIVLEAGGYQAKIIPSVGANAIALKSVDKNISILRQIEDIEDFKAAPGVYGTPLLFPPNRIDAGTFEVRNMRYQFEINEPNHNNSLHGFLADRPFEIDEIKISEEKDQVYVSLVFIADESTSFYQYFPHKFTCRLIHILSSEGLKQIVKIENNDNKAMPVGVGYHTAINLNFVEGYSAKDVKLVMSVGERIELNDRALPTGRYIELNEDEKLMRNSGQSPMFKELDDHYTVDALYMEDGSFHGAILENYATGNQIIYEAGEKFKHWMLWNCGKEGSFICPEPQTWLVNAPNSDLPDEKTGMIILETGEVFEEYTKLSCR, encoded by the coding sequence ATGGGAAAAGTATATAGAGAAATGTGGGGAGTAGAAGAACTTATTGTTCTAGAAGCAGGGGGGTATCAGGCGAAAATCATACCAAGTGTGGGTGCTAATGCTATTGCCTTGAAAAGTGTGGACAAGAATATTTCGATTTTAAGACAGATAGAAGATATTGAAGATTTTAAGGCAGCCCCTGGCGTATACGGAACTCCTTTGTTGTTTCCACCTAACCGAATTGATGCAGGAACATTTGAGGTTAGAAATATGCGGTATCAATTTGAAATCAATGAACCCAATCACAATAATAGCTTGCACGGTTTTCTTGCAGATCGGCCCTTTGAGATAGATGAGATTAAGATAAGTGAAGAAAAAGATCAGGTATACGTATCATTGGTTTTTATTGCTGATGAAAGTACAAGCTTTTATCAATATTTTCCTCATAAATTTACTTGTCGACTAATACATATATTATCAAGTGAAGGACTCAAACAGATTGTTAAGATAGAAAATAACGATAACAAAGCAATGCCTGTGGGCGTTGGATACCATACAGCAATTAATCTTAATTTTGTTGAAGGTTATTCAGCTAAAGATGTTAAGTTAGTGATGTCTGTAGGAGAGAGAATCGAACTTAATGATAGAGCACTACCTACAGGGAGATATATTGAACTTAATGAAGACGAAAAACTTATGAGAAATAGTGGTCAAAGTCCTATGTTTAAAGAACTGGATGACCATTATACTGTAGATGCGTTATATATGGAAGATGGAAGTTTCCATGGAGCAATTTTAGAGAATTATGCTACGGGGAATCAAATTATTTATGAAGCAGGTGAGAAATTTAAGCATTGGATGCTATGGAATTGTGGTAAAGAAGGAAGTTTCATATGTCCTGAACCTCAGACTTGGTTAGTGAACGCTCCAAATAGTGATTTGCCTGATGAAAAAACTGGTATGATTATTCTCGAAACAGGAGAAGTTTTTGAGGAATATACCAAGTTATCATGTAGATAA